The Gemmatimonadaceae bacterium genome contains the following window.
CTGTCGGCGGGCCTCGATGCGCACACCGACGTGATTGTCTCAGCGCTGCGCGACCTGACCGGCTGCACGGGCATCCTGGCGCGCAACGATCCGGCCGCGCGGGCCCGCGAGGGGCTGCCGCGCGAAGTCACGCTGCTCTACGGCGATGTCCCGAAGGTGGTGGAAGTGCTCGAGCACGGCGTGCGCTATCTCGCGGCCCCGTGGGAGGGCCAGAAGACGGGGGCCTTTCTGGATCAGCGGGAGAACCGCGTCCTGATCGGCAGCATGGCCCGCGGGCAGGCGCTGGATTGCTTCGCGTATCACGGCTCGTTCGCGCTGCATCTGGCTCGACACGCCGAGCATGTCTACGCGCTCGATGTGAGTGCCCCGGCGCTGGCGCGCGTGGATGAACACGCCAAAATGAACGGGCTTTCCAATATCGAGCCTGTGGAAGGTGATGCCTTCGACATCCTCCGCGCGTGGTACAAAGCCGGGCGGCGCTTCGACACGATCGTGGTGGATCCCCCCGCGTTCGCCAAGACGAAAGCCGCCCTCGACGGGGCGCTGCGCGGCTACAAGGACATCAACCTCCAGGCGATGAAACTCTTAACGCCCGGCGGGCTTTTGTTCTCAGCCTCGTGCAGTTTCCATTTGTCGCGCGGGCACTTCTTCGATGTGCTGCAGGAAGCCGCGGCCGACAGTGGCCGCCGCCTGGCGTTGCGGGCATTCACCGGCCAGCCCCTCGATCATCCAGAAATCATCGGCATCCCCGAGACCGGGTATCTCAAGGGCGCCGTGCTGGAGGCGATGGACTGACGTGAGTGTGATGCGGCGCACGGTGCGCGCGTAGGGTGGTGCTTCTGTGACGGTGTCGTCAGATCACCACGTGTCATGCGTCCCTTCTCCGGAGACCGCCGTGTATTCAGGCTCGACAACAACGGCTGTGCGTCATCTCGCCATTGAGGCGACGCGTCTCGTGCAGGAGAAGCGGGGCATTGCCCGCTATGTGCGCAACGTGGTGCGCGAACTCGCCACGCAGCACCCGTCGCTGCGCTTCACGTTCTACACCGGCAGCCTGGCCGATGAGGCGCCCCTGCGTGCCCTCCTGCGCACGCTGCATCCCACGCTCGATGCGCGCGCCGAGGTGGCCCCCATCGATGAACTCCGCGACACGCGCGCCGATGTGGCGTGGTATGCCTGGAACTTCATCACCGAGCCCGCCGAGCACGCCGCACGCGTCGTGACCATTCACGACCT
Protein-coding sequences here:
- a CDS encoding class I SAM-dependent rRNA methyltransferase; this encodes MSDTSVGTAIVSRRGAQRLRRGHPWIFKSDVERRPSGPAGVVRVEDPAGAPLGWALWSPRSEISLRHIERDAARTIDAGWWRERLQTAITRRAPLAAEANAYRLVHGEGDGLPSLVVDRYGDALVVQLLSAGLDAHTDVIVSALRDLTGCTGILARNDPAARAREGLPREVTLLYGDVPKVVEVLEHGVRYLAAPWEGQKTGAFLDQRENRVLIGSMARGQALDCFAYHGSFALHLARHAEHVYALDVSAPALARVDEHAKMNGLSNIEPVEGDAFDILRAWYKAGRRFDTIVVDPPAFAKTKAALDGALRGYKDINLQAMKLLTPGGLLFSASCSFHLSRGHFFDVLQEAAADSGRRLALRAFTGQPLDHPEIIGIPETGYLKGAVLEAMD